Part of the Cuculus canorus isolate bCucCan1 chromosome 25, bCucCan1.pri, whole genome shotgun sequence genome is shown below.
GCACCCGGTGGGACCCCCGTGCCCCCTCGCAGCCGTGCTCACCCTCGGTGCCAGCCTCCAGCACCGCGATCTGCACCTCCTCgctttccccatctccccagTTGATGCCGCCACTCTGCCGAGAAAGAAAGGGAGCCCTGTGAGACGGGGGGGCCCGGGacacccccaggtccccatcccagccctggaGCAGGGCCAGACCCCAGGATAACACAGCCCCGCGTCACGGCACCTGGGGATCGGGCTCCAGCGTGATCCCCCAGTCGATGCCCTCGCCCTGGGCTCCGTCACCCGCGCTGGTCGGCTCCAGCGTGAAGTCTCCCCAGTCAATCTGCGAGGAGAAGGATGAGACCCCCTCAAGTGCCGGGGGCTGCAGTCTCCCCAACACTCAGCAGCGCTGGCTGGGGCTCCCCGAGCACCGCGGGCTCCAGCTGGTACGTACCGTGTCCTCCTTCGGTGGCTCCGGTACCTCCTCCGCCGCCGGCCGCTCCACCcgcaggggctgcagccccgTCCTCCACTCGTAGACGGTGGTGTTGCCTCTCTTCCCCACGTGCCGCAGCAGGGGCACCACCAGCTCTGCGGAACTGGCGGCCAGCACGGGGACATGGGTGCCAGGCACAAATCGGGgacaccccagcacccccagtcccACAAGGGAACCCGCTGCCAGCCCAGCGCGGAGAAGAGAATTGGGATCAATCCCTGCCCACTCACCTCTCGCAGACGAACTCCACGCAGGCCTGGTACAGCTCGATGGCCTCGGAGAGCGCGCCGGCTCCTGCCGCGATCTCGGACAGCAGTGAGGGCAGGTCCTTCACCAAGGCCAACAGCTCCTGGCGCACGTTGTCACcctggggacagggcagggacGTGTCAGGGTGAGGAGATGAGGAGTCAAACACCACCGGGGCAGCTTCACCCTCTGCCACGGAGCCGGAGGTGGACAGGGAAGGGGATGAGGGGCTGTAGGGTCACCCTGCGCTCCCTGCTCTTCCCGCGGGTAAGGTGGGCACAGGGGACATCCTCGGCAACACACAGCCCTGGCTTGAGCCCAGCTGAGGTCAAATCAAGAACCAGAGAAGAGTTTAGGtcggaaaggacctttaagatcatcgagtccaactgtaaacccaGTACTGACAACTCCACCGCTAATCCCTGTTCCTCAGCACCACAGCTATGGGTATTTTGAACGCCTCGAGGCACggggactccaccgctgcctggggcagcctctgccagtgcctgagaaccctttccatgaagaagtttttcccaatatccaatctaaacctcccctggcacaacatGAAGCCAtatcctctcatcctattgcaGAAGAACCCAACTCCCATCTCaccgcaacctcctttccaggagctgcagagcgcgatgaggtctcctttcagcctcctcttccccacactaaacagccccagggccctcagctgcttctcttgttctccagcccctttcccagctccgtcctcttctctggacgcactccaacccctcaatgtccttcttggagtgaggggcccagaactgaaccccggattcaaggtgcggtccCCCCAGCACCGAGCACAGGGGGACGGATCCCTTCGCTACCCCCACCGGCCACACCATTCCCGACgccagagctgctctggggagGGAGGTGGCACCGCAGGGACTCACGGTGATGCCGTACTGCTTGCAGGAGGTGAAGAAGCGCTCCCGCAGCTCGGCTGCTCCCAGCTGACATTCCTCCTCGCGGCGGGTGAAGTCCTGCTGGGCCTGCTGGCAGCGGCTGATCTGCTTCCGAAGCGAAGGGATCTCGTAGCTGATGCTGCGCACCAGGAGGCTGGCGAGCTCGGCTGCAAGGGTTAAAGGAGCACTAAGAAGCTGTGCCAGCCCCTCACGAGGCCCTTGGGTGGCCCGGGACACCTCGCTGATGTCCCAACCACACGGCAGAGCCAGCTCAGGGCTCCCACTCCGCGGCATCCATCACATCCTGCCCCTTTTGCTGCCCATGCCATCCCAGTTTGGAGGCTGAAAGCCGCCCACCGCCAGCCCCGAGGGCTCTCCAGAGCCTGCCCGCAGCCAGAGGTTCCTTACCCAGGTACGTGTTCTCCTTCTCGTAGAGGGAGACGATCTCCTGCCAgtcctggggaggaggaggcagagggtgAGGGGGGCTGCAAACCCGCCAGCCGCCCCCAGGCCTGTGCTCACCTTCATGCGCTGGGACGAGTAGCGCCCAAAGAGGTTCTTGGTGGAAGCCTCAGTGCCTTTGAGGATCTCCACAATCCTCAGGCAGTGGAAGTAGTGCAGGTCTGTGGTGGACGGAGGGACGGCATCACCAGGTGCTGCCAGGTGCCACCttccccagctcagcccaggtCTCcaaatcattgaatcatggaatggtttgggtgggaagggatctcaaagcccatccagtcccaacccctgccatgggcagggacacctcccactggatcaggggctccaaaccccatccaacctggcctggaacccctccagggatggggcagccaccactgctctgggcaccctgggccagggcctccccactctcacaggagaacatttctccccaagatctcatctcaatctccactcttgCAGCTCCaaactgttccctcttgtcctctccctgcaccccctgatccagagcccctccccagctttcctggagcccctttcagcactggaagctgctctaaggcccctcagagccatctcttctccagggtgaacaaccccaactctcccagcctgtccatGCCACCAACTCCCTGTTTCCTGGCCAGTCCCAAACCGAACCCTTGGGAACCGGCTCCCGGTGCGATGCCCACCCTGGTGCCGTGTCCCAATCCCACGCTGCACTCACAGGCCCCCGCCAGCAGCTGCTTGATCTCCTCGTTCTCGGGCATGTCTCGGATAGCCACATCGATCTTCTGGCGGATGGCGAGGACCTGGCTCTGCCATTTCAGGTTGCAGTGCCTCCTGTCCACCAGCCAGTCTGGGAGCGGGGAGGGGAACAGGGGGCTCAGCTGGGAGAggtccctgctctgctcccgcggggaagcagggagcagaggcgctggcagagcagctctcGGGACATGGGCTGCTGCATGGTGGGGTGACAGACCCCCCCCTGGGGAGGGAGAACACGAGGGATCGGTGCcacctgccccccccccccccaccccaaaccctgggGGGGCTCCTGCATGAGGGAGATGGAGCCAGGGGTGCCGTACCCAGGAGCTTGCTGGTCTGGATGTCGATGGGCACGTTCTGGTAGTCCCGGGGAGAGACCTGCGGGGGGGCGAGGGGTGATGGGCACGGGTCCTGCTTGTCCCCTGTTCCCTTGTGCCTGAGCTCCTTCCCCACTCCTCCCGACTCTGgttctgtccctgtccccactaCCCCCCCGGCCCTCGTCTTcaatccccatccccacatccccatccccactccccacatctccatccctgctccccccagccccttccccactcTTCTGGGACCCTTCCCCGAcccccctgtccctgtccccactccCCTTGACCACACCTCATCCTTgatccccatccccactcccCAAATCCCCATTCCTGCTTCCCAAATGCCCTTCTCtgctccccaaatcccctcccgtgctccccaaatcccctcccctgctcctcaaacccccatccctgctctccccagctctgcccctgtccccattccccccGCCCGGGCTCCACCATCGATCCCTGtgccctctcccctctctccccgcCCTCCTGCGCACCTCCATGCCTCCTCCCAACGCTCCACTTCCGCCttcccgcccggccccgcctcAGCCAATCGCAGGCGCCGGCGGGTGCCCTTTCAGCCAATCACAGTGCACGCGGCGCCAgaagccccgccccccgcccaTCCGCAGCAGCGGCGCGCGCGCCCATTGGCcaagaggggagggggcggggccgcgcggGCCAATGGGAgcggagggaggggagggggagccCCGAGGAGATCCCAAATCCCTCGGGGTTCCCCGG
Proteins encoded:
- the CDK5RAP3 gene encoding CDK5 regulatory subunit-associated protein 3, producing the protein MEVSPRDYQNVPIDIQTSKLLDWLVDRRHCNLKWQSQVLAIRQKIDVAIRDMPENEEIKQLLAGAYLHYFHCLRIVEILKGTEASTKNLFGRYSSQRMKDWQEIVSLYEKENTYLAELASLLVRSISYEIPSLRKQISRCQQAQQDFTRREEECQLGAAELRERFFTSCKQYGITGDNVRQELLALVKDLPSLLSEIAAGAGALSEAIELYQACVEFVCESSAELVVPLLRHVGKRGNTTVYEWRTGLQPLRVERPAAEEVPEPPKEDTIDWGDFTLEPTSAGDGAQGEGIDWGITLEPDPQVPGGINWGDGESEEVQIAVLEAGTEVPEGVACGSEALTLLENTETRNQFIDELMELELFLSQRLAEMEEEADIVAVSQFQLAPAALQGQSSARLGSLLGSARALLGQLCTRSMQHLFMILASPRYVDRVSELLRQKLKQAELLLAKKEAMSQKRLEALAEQGALEPKLDRLLEKTKELQKLIEADISKRYSGRPVNLMGISL